ACCAAATTCATATTGAGTTTGGAAATAATtctgatgaacataaatatttgatataagatataaaataaatttttcaaagcaGGTAGATAGGAGAAGAGAATCTCTATTCATCCCTCCTTCTAGATAATCTCATTCAATTTCACTGTCTCATGATAAACGGAGTAATTAATAGTGCAGACACTGGAGCCAGAATTCCTGAGTTCAGTTACCAGCTCTGTCATTACTAGACAGAAAAGTTATTCAAACTGTATCTTAGTTTACTCATCTACTAATGGAGATTCCATTGGGACCTACTTCATGGGGTTATGTTAGGATTAGATGAGTTAATACTTTCAGCATACTTAGACCTGAATCTAGTACATAATACATATTACATAAGTGTTTAGCTATTCTTATTATGTATGTGTTTTGGATAATATATGTGGATTATGCCAACCACAGAAGAGCAAGTAGGTTCTTGCATGATTTCAAGTTAGGATGAGGTGGGGAAAGAACTGTTTCCAATAATTTAATTACTGCTTTTATGCTGTTATTTTTAGGGCATTGCTCCCAAATTAGAGTTTTCTACAAGGACAGCCATCCGAGAATGTATGTTTCTGCATAGAAACAGATTTCATGTAAGTATAATCAAAAGACAGCAGTAGAAAGGACAGCACTTTTCCCACAAACTTAAGATATTTATTCTGGAGTTACTTTACAAGTTTAGATGCAACTGAACAAATAGAAACCTGTAAAGTTTTTTGCTAGGTTTCTATATTCAAACCATTCACTCAGCCTATCACATTAGAGTGGATATGTTTGGCACATATTTGGTATGGTGTAGAACTGGGTAATTCAGACATTAAAATCACAAGTTTGACATAAGTAGATCATTTattgttctgttatttttattgatcTTGGGAACAGTTCTGTTTCCTTCTTCTGCTGAGGCTGAACTTCGGAGTTGCTTCCATGGTCCATCTTTGGTAGGCATGAAGGTCTCAGGACATCTGTGCTCACCACCTCCACACTACTTTCTTCTTCACTCTTAATTTCTCTTCAccctcatttttttcactttttcttttaccttaaTGCACACAGTTTCATAGccattaaaaattctttctaggaccagatggagaagaaatgaagataaattgTAAAGCTCCTTCAAATACTTTAGAACAAGGTAGAATAAAATTAATAGGGAAAACAAAATGCTTATCTCTAATCTTATGGTGGTCCTGGAAAATACCTTGAAATTATGAATGCAGATTAAGGGGCACTATTAGAAGGACAACTAATCTATGTAAATATCTATCAATTCTCACAGAATGGGAGagcaataattaattttaagGAAGGCATTAGGTACTTTTTTCCCTCCTATacttgggtttgaacccaggggcattgatttatatccccagccctatttattttattttgagatagggtttcactaaattgcccagtttGACCTAAACTTGccattcttctgcttcagcctccctggtaactgggattacaggtgctccACCTTACCAAGCATattaattgctttttaatttctctttattagtCCTCCATTCTCTCCAGTTTATTTGTGATGTGTTCATGgaaatttttctgtctttctcttccattctAGCATTTTAACTTGTTTAACTTCCTGATATAGGTGTGTCTTCTAaacatgaacttttaaaatgaataacaaaagtatcacatttattttagaaaataaggtaagaaaaaaaggacaagataaaaataaaaatcacctgttAATCTTATCATTCTGAGATAagcttgacttttaaaaaaattatattcaatacacatacacatattttttattttaaaagattgggATCATACcatgtacatataattttttacatttttcactaGTCGTGTTCAAAGTTCAGTTAAATACTGTTATATTTGGattgaattttcctttatttgaaaaaaaatattttttgactgcaggaagaaaaatataagacaCGAATGCCTTTATCCACATCACGTGGACCAGTGTTCCCCTTAAATGATATAAAGATAAAGCCAAAGGAGAACAGTCCTGACAGACTGCCTAGAGGCCTGCAGCCCAGGACGCCTTCTCCATATTCCACTAGACGTTTCTTCCTAGAAAAACCAGCTCAGTCAAACCTTGGAAACAACTTCAAACTCTCTGGAGAAGGGAAGCCTCCATTCGTGGTTAGACATGTGagcctaaaattattttttggaatACTTTGGAATGGTCAGGATGTAAATGATAATGTGAATAAAAGAAAGTTGGACCTTGAAAACAAATGGGTAATATTAAATAAAGAGGGAATTCAAATCAAGTAACAACTGTGAATAAATTATGTTCTTTCCTAGAATCATTTCCAGAAAGCTTCTCTAAAGGTATCTCATACAGAGAACTTGCTTGACAAATGTTAACatccctatttttaatttttaaaaattattcctagaGCATATTGCTGTATGATAGCTTGCTATTATTCGGAAGAGTCCTTGAACTGCTGGGAGTTGAAGATGTATAACACAGGATGGTGTGTACTCTATATCAATTCAAAACTGAAGTTTCAtcagtttaaaagaaaactgctttGGTTTTCTCAATGAGATTGGTCACACTTTGAAGAGCAGGGAAAGTATGTTTTCAGGAAGAAGCAAGGATATGCCATACTCACAGCCATTAGAGTCATTTTAGATTTATCCTGCAGGAAGTAGTAAGTAAATTTAATTGCTTTAATTCTCttagtttctttatatttttttttcactgctgtaccataaaagcaatggaaaatataacaaagttcaagaaaataaataaaccataggCTCACTAACATAGTAAggtcattatttcatttaatttggttcattttctcCACCTTTTTTGTATTCATAGGCtttatcaaaattataattttagtgTATCTAGTGTATATACACcttcatttgtatatatatttcagttagcatttttgtgtgtgtgtgtgtgtcagcgattgaacccaggaacacttaaccattgagccacatccccagttcccctttttaattttttatttcaagacagagtcttgctcaaTTGCcgagagcctcactaagttgcttaggctgactttgaacttgtgatcctcctgtctcagcctccagagctactgggattacaggtgtgagccaccatgagcattgttttgaaagcattttctatattattttatactCTTCATAAACACCATTCCATGTTCTAGTTAGTGACTTATTCTCCAGAATATTAACTACTGATAGTATGTTGATATTAAAGTCGCCAGTTGTGATGATTCTGTATTTGACAGACAGTGTGGCATGGTAAGTCTGAAAGTCAAGGTTCTGTTGAGATGATGGAAAAGTCATTGGTTTTTAAGTAGTAAGAACTTATTGCTAGAAACTACCAAATAGATAAACTACTTACAAATACTCTCTATTCAAAGatagagaaatacagaaaaattgttttctttttggtggctTAAGTAAAGCTCTCTGGCAAAAATATAGCAATCAACTTTTAAACATGGCTCCATAAAAATATTGTTGATTTAAGTTTATTGGACAGTATGATTCATTCTATTCCCAataaatttttgtaaattataaCCTTAGTCCATGCCATTATGGACTAAACAACCATAAATATGGTTAGGTTTCTTAGAGAATAAAAACTTGCTTGATATTTCTAGTATATAACATTCTTATACCACTTTTGCTATGTGCCACATTCTTTTCTAAGTGATTTTACatgctaattattttatttaactggatTTCCTGATGATGTGATATTTACTTAAATAGAAACATTAACTTTAGAGGATCTGGTGTTGAAAAGATGGTAAATTCAAATGGATATATTTCTTTCTAttaactttctttaatttttttaaatttgttctaattagatgtacatgacagtagaatcaagTAGATATATTCCTTGAAGTAACATTAAAAGTAGCATTATAACCTGacttatgaaataagaaaataacagaaaattttaaaaatccaataactTTGTATTATAGATATTCTGGAAGACTGTGTATTTCaagtattttgatgtattttcaaATCATGTTGCTCAGTTTTTTGATAGGAAAATATGGTCAGTCACCTCTagtaaaataacatatttatcaCTTTTTTCAAGAATATAGACACTCAGACTGGAAGGGAATGTGGAAGTCTGAAAATCCCTTGCTCTCAGGGAGTCCCCTGCCTGCTGGGTCATCAGTGTTCATActgatcttcttttaaaatatcatgaaataaAGCTTTGCTTGCTTCCTTCTCTGTGCTCTATCCTTACCAGTTACTAGAATGTTATTTGTGTCCAACATTAGTTCCTTATGCTAACATTTAGTTAGTATCTTCATATTCTAAACTCAATGAAGCTGTGGTGAAGATAGGGAGAGTTTCTCCTATTGGTTATAATGTAACATATTTggaggctgattttttttttccaaccttcTCTTCTCTGGTCTACATAATCAGTGATTGAGGCGGAGAAAGGCACTATAGGTAGTAAGGATGAGGGATAAAAACTACTCTAGATTCtagtcttattttttcttttattttcaggtgGACAGCACAAAGCCCTTTGGTGAAAATACTTCggagcattattcacaaaagtCTAAAAGAAAATCTAAGTTTTCAAACTTTCCATTTACAATGAGAAGAGGTATTCAAGTTTCTTGTTACACATGTACATATTCTTATGAGAACCAGTATATTCTACttatcttctttcattttgaggaatCCCAAGTTACACTGGATACTGTGGGCCTGATTGTCAAGGACTCTCCATCTGGGATGTTCCCAGAGGATGTTCCCATGGGGCTGAGGCATCTGAGGCTCCAAGCCATCAATTGGACAGTTCCCCTGCAATTGAAGGGGACGGTCCTGAGTATTGTTGCCCACCAAGTATTGCAGTTTTTCCCTAGCAGGGCTGGAAAAGCAGAGAACAGCCTGTCCTGGTGTGAACTCCTTGCAAAGGCACCATTGACAGCTAACAAGAAGACTATTTTGTTTGCTATTTCTCTGAGTGGGAAAGAGCAGACTGATAGTGATCAGGAGATATAGCATTTACAAGATTCCACATCAGTGAGGAGGAGAGCCAACTCTATCTGAAGCAGTTAGGTTAGGCAGGGGTCTCAAAACTTTAGATTTCAGGaaacttttccatttttgaatATTATTGATGATCCCAAAGAGCTTTTGTTTAGGTGGATAATGTCTATCAATATTTAGcatgttagaaattaaaactaagacatttaagaaatataaaacactAACAAATTCCATTTGCCATCAGAACAGTGATATTATGACATGTTATGGTAGCCTTTGTTAGGATTGTGAGAAAATGAGAGTGAAAAGAGCAAATCATGGCTTAGTATTATTATGCAAACAATTTGACCTTGCAAATTGATTAAAAGGTCTCTGGAACCCCTGGGGAGGTTTCTGGACTACACACTGAGAATTACTGGGTAAAGGCCTCCCTGGGTATCCTTTACCCTATGACTGTGATGTGTGAATCATTCAATAGTGAAGGTCAAGGCAGCAAATTCAACTATTCCTGAACTTAATCAAAATTATTTGGTTAGGAAGGGATGGTGGTGGCCCCTTTTCCCTTGCCTCTTGGTAGGACTGGCCTTGTCCCATTTCTGGCAATAAAGTTCCCTGTAATAGGCTTATAGGTTTGTAATCTTAGGAGGTTGCAGAGTCTTTTATGGCAACTCAGGCCAGTGTTCTTAGATTTTGGTGACTGTTTGATAGCAACAGACCAAGGTCAGAGTATAGGGTTTGAAGCAGAAAGTGCTTCATCACCTCTGACATTTAATTTAAGTTCTGTGAATTGAAAATCATCCACATAGCCTGTAAAAAACAGCACTGTCTTCCCTATTACAGTGAAATCAAGCAGAAGCAAATGTCCTTCCCTGGGGAGGATAAGTTGGGCTTAATGCTGGTTTGAGTAGGATGAGACTCATATATCACATAGCTCTCAgcctttgtcttttcttcatcctgGCCGGTGGAGAACTAAGGTTCTAGAAAAGTTACAGTATGTACCGGTCACACACCAATTTTTGACATACCTACATTTAGAGAAGATGTTCAGACCTCTGGGCTCAGATTCTTGGAATCCCCTGTAGCTTTCAAGCCAGGCCTTTGATTAGGTCATTTGTCAGCTCATCCAGGACTAAGGTAGAATAAAGCTGTGCTTCTCAAATTTGAATGTGCATTGAAATCACCTGGGGACCTTGTAAAACTTCATATTCTGATTCAGTAGGGCTGAGTTGGGGTCCAAGACCCTTTTTTTCCTAATAAGCCTCCACGTGatactgatgctgctggtccatggACTGTGCTTTGAGAAACCAGGGAACAAAAACCAGTCCCCTGTGCAAGCAGTGCCCAAAACCAGTGGCAAGGCCATTCCTAGGCCCTAGGATAGATTCGTGGCTGTCACTACAAGGGACCTTAGCATTGCTGATGCCCTGCCCAGCTCAGGATGGCAGAGGAGAGCTCCTGGGACAAGATGGACATGCACATATTTGTGTACTCAGAAGGAAACTTCCAGACTTTAAAAAcccattttttaatgtcttcctCCCTACTACCAGTGGCATGGTCGGGGGGCATTGTCCATCCAGAAAAGGTCCTTTTTACTGCCTAAGCCCCAGTCACACTGGGGAAAGACAGGGAAGCCTTAGCAtcatcttataaatattttatttcaaaatcttttttttcccaacctgGAAAAATTCAACTTCATCTTAGTTTTCTCTGTGTATATTTATTGTTTCACTTCCTATCATCCTTAGCATTTCTGGTATTCTATATATTTCTCATAATTGTGATAATGATTTCCATTGTTGCTGCATTATATTTCTCTAAGCTTTTATGTATTCATTGTTTCAATTTAACATTTGTGTCTACCTTGGACAAATATACTCAAGAGCTCCTGCATAAATAATcctataaaaaacaaagaaaatggcagaagaggcagagtatatgaattttattttacaccCACATTACTTTCTTTTAGGTTCTGGGCACCTAGGCAAATAGTTTTTTTCTGCCTAAGACTGCTTAGAGGTGTTGAAATTACTGCTTCACTTTAGGTTTGCTTTTACCCTTATCCTTCCCATATGTGATGTCATTAAAATATAACCTCACTGTTGATCTCAAGAGGGCAGAAAAAGATAGAATTGCAGTGACTAAAGGGAGGTTTAAAAGTGATAGTGTAATTTACAAGGGAGCATTTAAGTTCGTTAATAACTCATTCATTGTCTAAAATTTATATACTGCTGTGGAATAAATGTAACAGCAGTTTTAGGGCTAATGGTAATAATGAGTCATTCAAACACCTGTTCCTCTttcttctagcttcttctctTGACAGCATTGCAGCAAACGTAAAGGTAATTTTAGAAGTAGCATTTGTAAAATGATTTATTTCCAGCTATATTATGTCAATTACTGGGTTTTCTGCAATCAGTGGTGGAAAATGTATTTCTAGTTAGTGCTGCTCATGTGGATATGCTTTAGTTTAACTAGGGTTTATGCAAAGAGGTGCTGAGGCTACGCTGTACCCTTTGTTTTGAGGCTTATTGGTTTCCTCCCCTCTTTTCATTTGTAGGATGAGTTACCTAGGAGGGTGTATCTAGTGGGCCCAGTACCCACTTTATCAGTAGtgattttcattgctttttttgtaATTGAATACCTTTATACATAGAGGTGGTAAATCTCTCATTCTTGAAGTTTGATTGGTTTGTCAAAGTGAAGGCTCAGACTTCTATGGTACAACTTGAgaatatatatatgcaaagaaaattGAATATACTTTGCTTCTTATGCCatagcatttaaatattttgtaaatatatattatgttttccAGACTAATAATCCCCCAACCTCAGAAATCAAAGTCAGagcattaatttattttggcCTATTAATATATGCCAAACATAAAGGCTTTGGCTTATTTTTCCTTGACCTTAACTCCTGAGCATTTTGTCTGTAGTCTTCTGCATTGCAGTTCCTCTTTCATTTGCAGGgacaaatattttatcatcttaCTCCCAGTTCTTTTCCTtgtcccaccccacccctggctctaagcaaacaaaacaaaaaataaagaataacgCACAACTATTGTCACTCAGGTTATCAAAGAGCCAGATGAACGGATTATTTTAAGGAATGAATCACCATCAAGTTTAAATTCGAGTAAGTTTGGAAAGCCCTTGCCCAGGAACCAAGGGGATGCCGATTTCCACCACGAAACTCCATTTGCAACCTCTCAGCAATCCAGCTCTCCCAGCCCTCTGGATCAGCCCCTTCTCCAAGAAAGGTTAGCAGCAAGCACTCATCTCTGCTTGAAGTGAGCACTGTGGTCTGGTGGTAAATAAAGCCCAGTCACTTCATTAGTTTGCTTTCTGGTGATAccttgatatgaaaaaaaaaatgactgttcCTTTTAAAATCTACCCAAAAGTCAGAATTGAGCCTTTTCTCTTGCCTCTGGAAAGTGTATATCAGGAAATGGATAGGCAACTAATTGGTATAGATACTATTTATCTATACATTTTTATctattgtaaattttaaaattaaagctcTTTATTTCACCAGTATAAGTGTCTTTGTTATAGAAAGTTTAGAAAAcaatggacaaaaaaaaatgttgctcaTAGTCCTACGAAAGAAGCATATTAGCATGtaggtatattttctttttctagatatagtttctttctttctttgtctgcATTATTATCACAGATAATCAAAATACATTTGCATATGTCTGGAAGACAGACCAGAGAGCAAAGAGCTAGAACCTTTATTTGCCAAACTGCAGTCTATGGGAAGATGACCAAGCAAACACTCTGCTTGGGTCTGCCCTGGGTTGAGCTCTGCAAGTCTTATGTTCTGGGAATCTACTGAGTCTTAGGCAAGCCAGCACAGGTGGTCACCttaactgaaaataatatttgaaagataGCTATTTTGTAGGAAAGATATGCCCATCTGCTTTCTCTGTGTTACTAGTGAacagaataataaagaaatgcCCATACCAAAATAATACTATTGGTCACAAAGGAATTCATAGTAAATTGGCCCTGAGATTTTAACAGGATTTATATAAAGTTTGAGAAAAGTGGTAAtccatttttagtgtttttcagAAATGATAGAataactatattaaaatattaactcatttaaggAAACCtggtaattattttaataatatttattaatgtatgGTGAATtcttgattattgattttattgggAAATAATacaatgtagatttttaaaaaccagcatTGTTATATAGGTATAGGTAGTAGGAGACACATTTATGACTCTGTGCTTGGCCTCCACTGGCTTCTTACTTATACTCTTGCCACCAGAATGAAATATAGTAGATTGGCAAAATGGGAGGTTATCAGAGACTTGTAGAGAATTGATTTGAAATGGAGTGTGGGAAGAACCTTTAATTGGTGGTGATTGGGAGACTTGGGCTCTGATGCTTGTCTTTATATAAGTGCTATTTGATCTTACACAAATCTCGACCTTTTAGACCTCAGTTTTGTCATCCTTAAGATGAATGTGATGATCAAAGGTCCATCTTCATTCAACCAACAAGGGCTTCTCTGCTGCCAGAATTGGGGAAAGCCCACAGCTTTTCtccatgtgtttatttatatatatcttcCAAACTCCTTAGAATCAGTGCAGCAAGCTTTTCTGAGAGACTGAACTGAGTATGCAATTTTTGGGCAACTGTTAACTGCCATGTACCCAGCCATGAcatgtctctgcttcctggttgcttaTGTACTAGATGGGAAGGCAGAGAGAACCCCATCCCACTAAGTATGAAAAGGATTGTGGTATGTACTTAATGGAAGTACATTTCAAATGCGGAGGAAAGACAGAGTAGGAGGAGATTAATTCCTTCTCAAAGGAGATCTGGGAAGGCCTTGTTTCTCCTTCAGCTTGTGAAATGACTTATGAATTCATTCAATGAGACTTTTATGAGTGTCTATATAGAGCAGGTCAGAGATCCTCAACTCTGGATGACATAATTGCCTCATGATTTTTGAGTCAATATCAGTTGCAATTGGAATTGAGTGTGTGGTTAGAATGTGGAATCTCTATGGTTAAAAGAGTGTCTCAGAGGGAATACAGGACATTAACCAATCTGCTCGGCCCGGAATGAAGACACTTAACATACTATTTATTTCTCCTGATCTTGAGAACTTTCGACCTAgcacagaatgaaaaagaaagaaaaaaggtgtaCAAAGAGTTTTCTACAGGCAGAACTTTGTGAATAGAGCAGGCAAATGCTATTAGAGTATAAAGGAGGAGAATGGCCCTTTTGGAATGTTTTGTGGAAGAAGGAGCATTTTCATGTGGGCCCTGAGGAAGGAGACTGGTTATGATACAGTTAATGGAGGTGGGGACTGGGAGGTAAG
The Sciurus carolinensis chromosome 14, mSciCar1.2, whole genome shotgun sequence DNA segment above includes these coding regions:
- the Spata6l gene encoding spermatogenesis associated 6-like protein isoform X2; protein product: MPLEAVVELQIRAISCPGVFLPDKQDVYLGVYLLNQYVETACFPSVFPIVIQQSLRFEKVFENAIDPGAVAELLESFLTRFELIQLVPPVWEELAYYEENTRDFLFPEPKLTPSHPGIHRELLMKTAIGFPGIAPKLEFSTRTAIRECMFLHRNRFHEEKYKTRMPLSTSRGPVFPLNDIKIKPKENSPDRLPRGLQPRTPSPYSTRRFFLEKPAQSNLGNNFKLSGEGKPPFVVRHVDSTKPFGENTSEHYSQKSKRKSKFSNFPFTMRRASSLDSIAANVKVIKEPDERIILRNESPSSLNSSKFGKPLPRNQGDADFHHETPFATSQQSSSPSPLDQPLLQERFHPGSQSTWKKIHERVCSLLTSHRAQQHANKEDSTFEVNDDLEGLDYSVKKYPLYEQGYF
- the Spata6l gene encoding spermatogenesis associated 6-like protein isoform X1 — encoded protein: MEGTMPLEAVVELQIRAISCPGVFLPDKQDVYLGVYLLNQYVETACFPSVFPIVIQQSLRFEKVFENAIDPGAVAELLESFLTRFELIQLVPPVWEELAYYEENTRDFLFPEPKLTPSHPGIHRELLMKTAIGFPGIAPKLEFSTRTAIRECMFLHRNRFHEEKYKTRMPLSTSRGPVFPLNDIKIKPKENSPDRLPRGLQPRTPSPYSTRRFFLEKPAQSNLGNNFKLSGEGKPPFVVRHVDSTKPFGENTSEHYSQKSKRKSKFSNFPFTMRRASSLDSIAANVKVIKEPDERIILRNESPSSLNSSKFGKPLPRNQGDADFHHETPFATSQQSSSPSPLDQPLLQERFHPGSQSTWKKIHERVCSLLTSHRAQQHANKEDSTFEVNDDLEGLDYSVKKYPLYEQGYF